The Lucilia cuprina isolate Lc7/37 chromosome 5, ASM2204524v1, whole genome shotgun sequence genome includes a window with the following:
- the LOC111691031 gene encoding uncharacterized protein LOC111691031 isoform X1 — MFKLANLVVLMSTFCVIAIAAPYQELPPKPGYVPVYIREGDTPLSQVNPILVEAFHEDEESNLLNLETEIQRKNKITTNNKPDEVAENVEEKAVKEETNGQTKQLSEEKYEIKQIKEHEQQDEKLLKKDETPASDIAEFTKDDIKVLADAK, encoded by the exons atgttcaaattagCCAACTTAGTAGTGTTGATGTCAACATTTTGTGTTATTGCCATTG ccGCACCATATCAAGAACTGCCACCCAAACCTGGGTATGTACCAGTTTATATCAGAGAAGGAGATACACCTTTAAGTCAGGTAAACCCAATATTAGTTGAAGCTTTTCATGAGGATGAGGAATCTAACCTATTAAATCTAGag ACcgaaattcaaagaaaaaataagattACTACTAATAATAAACCAGATGAAGTTGCTGAAAACGTAGAAGAAAAAGCTGTTAAGGAGGAAACAAACGGACAAACGAAGCAATTAAGTGAAGAAAAATACGAAATCAAACAGATAAAAGAACATGAACAACAAGACgagaaactattaaaaaaagacGAAACTCCCGCTTCCGATATTGCGGAATTTACTAAAGATGATATCAAAGTATTAGCTGACGCAAAATAG
- the LOC111691031 gene encoding uncharacterized protein LOC111691031 isoform X2, whose amino-acid sequence MYEAHYQPAPYQELPPKPGYVPVYIREGDTPLSQVNPILVEAFHEDEESNLLNLETEIQRKNKITTNNKPDEVAENVEEKAVKEETNGQTKQLSEEKYEIKQIKEHEQQDEKLLKKDETPASDIAEFTKDDIKVLADAK is encoded by the exons ATGTATGAAGCACACTATCAGC ccGCACCATATCAAGAACTGCCACCCAAACCTGGGTATGTACCAGTTTATATCAGAGAAGGAGATACACCTTTAAGTCAGGTAAACCCAATATTAGTTGAAGCTTTTCATGAGGATGAGGAATCTAACCTATTAAATCTAGag ACcgaaattcaaagaaaaaataagattACTACTAATAATAAACCAGATGAAGTTGCTGAAAACGTAGAAGAAAAAGCTGTTAAGGAGGAAACAAACGGACAAACGAAGCAATTAAGTGAAGAAAAATACGAAATCAAACAGATAAAAGAACATGAACAACAAGACgagaaactattaaaaaaagacGAAACTCCCGCTTCCGATATTGCGGAATTTACTAAAGATGATATCAAAGTATTAGCTGACGCAAAATAG